In Desulfomonile tiedjei DSM 6799, a genomic segment contains:
- a CDS encoding SDR family NAD(P)-dependent oxidoreductase, with translation MKLKDKVAIVTGASKGIGKSIAIRYAEEGATVVLASRSEDLLASIASRIQDSGGRALALTVDVRRPESLEAVVRKTASEFGRLDIMINNAGISMVHPSEDLKPEDWQRALETDLFGVFYGCQSAARQMLSQASGGCIINISSMYGIIAAPMRAAYCASKAGANMLTKLLACEWAAKNIRVNAIAPGYIRTELVQGIIDKGMLPVGAIQKRTPQGRIGEVDDLLGIAVLLASDESSFMTGAVIPVDGGWSAYGYL, from the coding sequence ATGAAACTCAAAGACAAAGTCGCGATCGTAACGGGCGCCAGCAAGGGCATCGGCAAGAGCATAGCCATTCGTTATGCCGAGGAAGGGGCAACCGTCGTGTTGGCCAGTCGCTCGGAAGATCTGTTGGCCTCCATCGCTAGCCGGATACAGGATTCCGGAGGCCGAGCCCTCGCGCTGACCGTCGATGTGAGACGTCCGGAAAGCCTCGAAGCTGTAGTCAGGAAGACCGCAAGCGAGTTCGGTCGCTTGGACATCATGATTAACAACGCAGGTATTTCCATGGTACACCCATCGGAGGACCTCAAGCCGGAAGACTGGCAAAGAGCGCTTGAAACAGACCTCTTCGGCGTCTTCTATGGCTGCCAGTCTGCAGCTCGACAGATGCTGAGCCAGGCAAGCGGCGGTTGCATCATCAACATTAGCTCTATGTATGGAATTATCGCTGCTCCCATGCGGGCAGCCTATTGCGCCAGCAAAGCCGGCGCTAACATGCTGACCAAGCTCCTCGCCTGCGAGTGGGCTGCAAAAAACATTCGCGTCAACGCTATAGCACCGGGTTACATCCGGACCGAACTGGTGCAAGGCATCATAGACAAGGGCATGCTCCCTGTGGGTGCCATTCAGAAGAGGACCCCTCAAGGACGCATCGGGGAGGTCGACGACCTTCTGGGCATTGCCGTGCTTCTTGCAAGCGACGAAAGCTCATTTATGACCGGTGCCGTCATACCTGTAGACGGCGGATGGAGCGCCTACGGATATCTCTGA
- a CDS encoding TetR/AcrR family transcriptional regulator: MQALSGHRGNPVRDTGDTEVSGTRSRILCAAEEVMSEKGLAGSSISEIARKAGVADSVIYQYFKGKQDLLFSVPGERMKEVLAILVEQLTGIQDVQSQLRKMIWFHLRYNDTHRGYARLLLLECRSSNAFYDTPAYSLVREYSGILSSIIERGVEEGKFRADVQTKLVRDVILGTLDMEAVGSLASGEIPDSEADFEDIMTLVDAMIGLNEPQETGRVNRMDAIMNAAQKVFAEKDYRQARISEIAKLVGISDATVYEYFRNKEDILLSLAAKRFDTYLLDVSNVFEIKDPVRKLRRLIKYHFGIFLSEREFLKIFLLQLQLNRCFYGSKAFDAFRSYYSVIEDVIQEGKEAGIFSSAVNKRVFRNMFLGAFSHLALRWLIVRESTDTDRMEEINEVTDLLASAVTVQTVRD, encoded by the coding sequence ATGCAGGCGCTAAGTGGTCATAGGGGGAACCCTGTGCGTGACACCGGAGACACTGAGGTATCCGGTACCAGGTCGAGGATTTTGTGCGCGGCCGAGGAGGTCATGTCAGAGAAAGGGCTTGCCGGGTCATCCATTTCGGAGATAGCTCGAAAGGCTGGAGTGGCCGATTCCGTCATCTATCAGTACTTCAAAGGGAAACAGGATCTCCTCTTTTCTGTGCCCGGAGAAAGGATGAAGGAGGTTTTGGCCATCCTGGTGGAACAACTCACCGGTATTCAGGACGTGCAGAGTCAGTTACGAAAGATGATCTGGTTTCATCTGAGGTACAACGACACCCACAGAGGTTATGCACGACTCTTACTCTTGGAGTGCCGCTCATCCAACGCTTTTTACGATACGCCTGCCTATTCGTTGGTCCGGGAGTACTCGGGCATTCTTTCTTCCATAATCGAGCGGGGTGTCGAGGAAGGCAAGTTTCGAGCGGACGTTCAAACCAAACTCGTCCGAGACGTCATTTTGGGGACACTGGATATGGAAGCCGTAGGGTCTCTTGCAAGCGGCGAGATACCGGACAGTGAGGCGGATTTCGAAGACATTATGACTCTGGTGGACGCCATGATCGGCCTGAATGAGCCTCAAGAGACCGGGAGAGTCAACAGGATGGACGCAATCATGAATGCCGCTCAGAAGGTGTTTGCGGAGAAGGATTACCGCCAGGCCAGGATCTCGGAAATAGCCAAGCTGGTCGGCATCTCGGACGCTACCGTGTACGAGTATTTTCGGAACAAGGAAGACATACTCTTGTCCCTCGCGGCCAAGCGCTTCGACACCTACTTGCTGGATGTTTCAAACGTATTCGAAATCAAGGACCCGGTCCGCAAGCTTCGCAGGTTGATCAAGTACCATTTCGGCATCTTCCTCAGTGAACGCGAATTCTTGAAGATCTTTCTATTGCAGCTCCAGCTCAATAGATGCTTCTACGGGTCAAAAGCGTTCGACGCGTTCCGTTCATACTACAGCGTGATTGAGGATGTAATCCAAGAAGGAAAAGAAGCGGGTATTTTCTCTTCGGCGGTCAACAAACGGGTCTTCAGAAACATGTTTCTGGGTGCATTCAGCCACTTGGCGCTGCGTTGGCTCATCGTGCGCGAATCCACCGACACTGACAGGATGGAGGAGATAAATGAGGTGACTGACCTGCTCGCATCGGCTGTGACAGTGCAGACTGTTCGAGACTAG
- a CDS encoding AMP-binding enzyme: MNVTLTPCAVIAKEDPKWGEIPKGIVVLQPGSKLTSQDIVNFTRERMAHFKTLREAEIVPELPKGGTGKILKSVLRKMYGK; the protein is encoded by the coding sequence ATGAATGTTACTCTAACACCGTGCGCTGTTATAGCTAAGGAAGATCCGAAATGGGGTGAGATACCGAAAGGGATCGTCGTGCTTCAACCGGGTTCAAAGTTGACCTCGCAGGACATCGTGAACTTTACAAGGGAACGAATGGCTCATTTCAAAACCCTGAGAGAAGCAGAAATAGTGCCGGAGCTGCCTAAAGGCGGTACAGGCAAGATACTGAAATCTGTGCTTCGTAAGATGTACGGCAAGTAG
- a CDS encoding 3-hydroxyacyl-CoA dehydrogenase family protein, with translation MNNLEKVGVVGAGLMGSEIALCFAISGSRVMLKDASLELAKRGIDRLSSVLDRNIAKGRFEQQNKEATLARIVPVDAWDPFEEAKVVVEAVFESFQVKSEVFKNLDRVCKPECLLFTNTSSIPITQLASTVQLQRRSRFLGTHFFAPVSVMLLVEVIVGLETSEETAAQALEICRKIGKTPIRVKDVPGFAVNRILHAMLIEACRLVEEEVVTVEDCDIACKLGLGHPIGPYTLMDLAGNDLCLQVQEILYQDYGERFMPRPNLKQKVYAGHLGRKAGIGWIKYGKL, from the coding sequence ATGAATAATCTTGAAAAGGTGGGAGTTGTTGGGGCTGGCCTGATGGGCTCTGAGATAGCGCTGTGCTTCGCGATTTCAGGCAGCCGAGTAATGTTGAAGGATGCCTCCTTGGAGTTAGCCAAACGCGGGATAGATCGATTGAGTTCTGTTCTCGATCGGAACATAGCCAAGGGACGATTCGAACAGCAAAACAAGGAAGCCACCCTGGCTCGCATCGTTCCCGTCGACGCATGGGATCCTTTCGAGGAAGCAAAGGTGGTCGTAGAAGCAGTTTTTGAGAGTTTCCAGGTCAAAAGTGAGGTGTTCAAGAACTTGGATCGAGTGTGCAAGCCCGAATGCCTGCTCTTCACCAATACCTCCAGTATCCCGATTACGCAGCTCGCTTCCACTGTGCAACTTCAACGCCGCTCCCGTTTTCTCGGCACGCATTTTTTTGCTCCCGTGTCCGTGATGCTGTTAGTAGAAGTCATCGTGGGACTCGAGACGAGCGAAGAGACAGCGGCGCAGGCCCTCGAGATCTGCCGTAAGATCGGCAAGACTCCGATTCGGGTTAAGGACGTGCCCGGCTTCGCAGTTAACCGGATTCTTCATGCGATGTTAATAGAAGCCTGCCGCTTGGTCGAAGAAGAGGTGGTCACCGTAGAGGATTGTGACATCGCCTGCAAGCTGGGCCTCGGACATCCTATAGGTCCCTACACTCTCATGGACTTGGCCGGAAATGACCTCTGTCTGCAGGTCCAGGAGATACTGTACCAAGACTATGGCGAGCGATTCATGCCGCGTCCGAATTTGAAGCAAAAAGTCTACGCAGGGCATCTGGGCAGAAAGGCCGGAATAGGCTGGATCAAGTACGGCAAATTGTGA
- a CDS encoding thiolase family protein has product MLCLNHFVLARSYRGLISIPKRGATDTIRIFLAETPCGQHLKIRGGFRVYKEIVIVGAVRTPFGRYCGALKEFDYYDLGALPIRELLVRAHLPGDAIDELWWGVGDTSVCKDVYTPVAARQTLLKAGLPAETPSVSLDKACVSAMSAVHYGCRAIAAGEIQTAIAGGATSFSQEPLIVRGLRWKGFRMGNVAMEDPLLALGYKDFNPVSVDSDNVAAEHGIFREEQDAWALRSHRNYGRAWDDGKFSDEMMPIEIPQKGGEPKILDIDEQFRRDVTMEKLAALPGIYGCKGITAGNAPGLNDGSAALLFMTRTKAKDLGLEPLAEIVAMTSVAILPNRLPEAPAKAIRKVLDLTDLTLDDIKLIEINEAFAAVPLVSTLLLAGNDKTKAEAIRAKTNVNGSAIATGHPNTASGARLIMNLMYELRRLGGGYALAAICGGLAQGDACVLKVS; this is encoded by the coding sequence ATGCTCTGCCTGAACCACTTCGTTCTGGCGCGATCCTACCGGGGTCTTATTTCGATTCCGAAACGTGGAGCAACTGACACTATTCGGATCTTTCTGGCCGAGACTCCATGTGGGCAGCATTTGAAGATCCGAGGAGGCTTCAGAGTGTATAAGGAAATCGTAATTGTCGGAGCAGTCAGAACCCCATTCGGGCGATACTGCGGAGCACTGAAAGAATTTGATTACTACGATCTCGGCGCTCTGCCGATCAGGGAGCTTTTGGTCCGAGCGCACTTGCCAGGGGACGCGATTGACGAGCTCTGGTGGGGAGTGGGCGATACCTCTGTATGCAAAGACGTCTACACTCCTGTTGCAGCGCGCCAAACGTTGCTCAAGGCTGGCCTGCCTGCTGAGACTCCTTCGGTTTCGCTGGACAAGGCATGCGTATCGGCTATGTCCGCTGTTCACTACGGTTGTAGGGCTATTGCCGCGGGAGAGATCCAAACCGCCATCGCAGGTGGGGCGACCTCTTTTAGCCAGGAGCCGCTCATTGTCAGGGGCCTTCGCTGGAAAGGGTTTCGCATGGGAAACGTGGCTATGGAAGATCCGCTTTTGGCCCTGGGATACAAAGACTTCAACCCTGTCTCGGTGGACAGCGATAACGTGGCAGCGGAGCATGGGATTTTTCGTGAAGAACAGGATGCCTGGGCATTGAGAAGCCATCGGAATTATGGTCGGGCGTGGGATGATGGCAAATTCAGCGATGAAATGATGCCCATCGAGATACCGCAGAAAGGTGGGGAACCCAAAATTCTCGACATCGACGAGCAGTTCCGGCGTGATGTGACAATGGAGAAACTTGCCGCTCTTCCCGGCATCTACGGGTGCAAAGGCATAACTGCGGGCAATGCACCGGGATTGAATGACGGCTCCGCTGCCCTGCTCTTCATGACGCGGACAAAGGCCAAGGATTTAGGGTTGGAGCCGCTGGCCGAAATCGTGGCGATGACCTCTGTCGCAATCCTGCCGAATCGTCTTCCGGAGGCTCCGGCAAAAGCCATTCGAAAGGTGTTGGACCTGACCGATCTCACCCTGGACGACATCAAGCTCATAGAGATCAACGAGGCGTTCGCTGCCGTGCCTCTTGTCTCGACGCTCCTTCTGGCTGGAAACGACAAGACCAAAGCGGAAGCTATACGTGCCAAGACCAACGTGAACGGAAGTGCGATAGCCACGGGCCACCCTAACACAGCGAGCGGGGCCAGACTTATCATGAATCTCATGTACGAATTGAGGCGCCTTGGCGGCGGCTATGCATTGGCCGCCATCTGCGGAGGTTTAGCTCAGGGTGATGCATGTGTACTGAAGGTTTCGTAG
- a CDS encoding Chromate resistance protein ChrB — MRWLFFSYTLPSRPSRARVSVWRQIKKLGAVNYQSVWVLPYSSERVNEVKKLIEDIENWKGEGLLIDGKVLNRDQEDRINREFVESRDEEYREIIGKCEDYAKEIEFEISRQNFIFAEVEENEEELEKLKLWLKKVEKRDIVEAPLREAAAEKIKTCENLFQDFALKVYEHSQLKDRKRRKSVAKEPSEPKE, encoded by the coding sequence ATGAGATGGCTCTTTTTTTCATATACACTTCCGTCACGCCCGTCACGAGCAAGGGTCTCCGTTTGGAGGCAGATCAAGAAGCTCGGAGCGGTCAATTACCAATCCGTCTGGGTTCTTCCTTATTCGAGCGAGCGCGTCAATGAAGTCAAAAAGCTCATAGAGGATATTGAGAACTGGAAGGGTGAAGGTCTGCTCATCGACGGCAAAGTCTTGAACAGAGACCAGGAAGATCGGATCAACAGGGAATTCGTAGAATCGAGAGACGAAGAATACCGTGAGATCATAGGTAAATGCGAAGATTACGCGAAAGAAATCGAATTTGAGATAAGCAGGCAGAATTTCATTTTTGCCGAAGTCGAAGAAAACGAAGAGGAGCTTGAAAAGCTAAAACTGTGGCTGAAAAAGGTAGAAAAAAGGGACATCGTGGAAGCACCCTTGCGCGAGGCAGCCGCAGAAAAAATAAAGACTTGCGAAAACCTATTTCAGGATTTCGCACTGAAAGTCTATGAGCACAGCCAACTCAAGGATCGAAAAAGGAGGAAAAGCGTCGCCAAGGAGCCATCTGAACCTAAAGAATGA
- a CDS encoding MFS transporter, whose product MGDQKLMKSQLHASRQSCDISPMSATKFVVLIGVVSLFSDFTYEGARSITGPFLAMLGASATVVGVVAGFGELIGYALRLASGYFADKTRQYWTIVFLGYGMNLLAVPLLALAGHWELAAVLMIAERMGKAVRTPARDVMLSCASDRIGRGWGFGLHEALDQIGAILGPLVVAAVFHFRGDYQSGFGLLLIPALIALSVLFTAYKLYPNPQDLEPASVKLQSNGFPKTYWFYVIAIGCVAAGFADFPLIAYHFKKVAAVPDYWIPIFYAVAMGVDALTALLLGRLFDRLGFSVMVVAILLSSLFAPLVFMGGFYWALAGMALWGVGMGAQESVMRAAIAGMVPRNRLGFAFGVFNTGYGLFWFLGSALMGILYDFSVSSLIVFSMASQLISVPILLTAKKEFRH is encoded by the coding sequence ATGGGCGATCAGAAACTCATGAAAAGCCAATTACATGCATCAAGACAATCCTGCGACATTTCACCGATGAGCGCAACGAAGTTCGTGGTCCTGATCGGGGTCGTCAGTCTGTTTTCGGATTTCACGTATGAAGGCGCTCGAAGTATAACTGGACCGTTCCTGGCCATGTTAGGAGCAAGCGCAACAGTTGTTGGGGTAGTAGCTGGATTTGGCGAACTCATCGGATATGCGTTGCGACTTGCGTCAGGCTACTTTGCTGACAAAACACGACAGTATTGGACTATCGTGTTCCTGGGCTATGGCATGAACCTGTTGGCAGTGCCTCTTTTGGCGCTGGCTGGCCACTGGGAACTAGCTGCGGTTCTGATGATCGCGGAAAGAATGGGCAAAGCAGTCAGAACGCCAGCCCGTGATGTGATGCTTTCCTGCGCTTCCGATCGGATTGGGAGGGGATGGGGATTCGGTCTGCATGAGGCTTTGGACCAGATAGGAGCCATTCTCGGCCCGTTGGTCGTGGCTGCTGTTTTTCATTTCAGAGGCGACTATCAGTCCGGATTCGGGTTATTGCTGATCCCGGCTCTTATTGCATTAAGCGTGCTTTTCACCGCATATAAGCTGTACCCCAATCCCCAGGATCTCGAACCGGCATCGGTCAAGTTGCAGAGCAATGGCTTCCCCAAGACGTACTGGTTTTACGTGATTGCCATCGGCTGCGTTGCAGCCGGATTCGCTGATTTTCCTCTGATAGCCTATCACTTCAAGAAAGTAGCCGCAGTTCCGGATTACTGGATTCCGATCTTTTATGCTGTGGCAATGGGTGTTGATGCCTTGACTGCCCTACTTTTGGGGCGGCTCTTTGACAGGCTGGGCTTTTCGGTGATGGTCGTAGCCATCCTGCTGTCATCGCTTTTTGCTCCTCTGGTATTCATGGGTGGATTCTATTGGGCTCTCGCAGGAATGGCTTTGTGGGGCGTAGGCATGGGAGCCCAAGAGTCCGTAATGAGGGCTGCCATCGCGGGCATGGTTCCAAGGAACAGGCTCGGCTTTGCTTTTGGGGTGTTTAATACAGGCTACGGATTGTTCTGGTTTCTGGGAAGTGCGCTCATGGGCATCCTGTACGATTTTTCCGTGAGCAGCCTCATTGTGTTCTCAATGGCATCGCAACTCATTTCTGTTCCAATCCTCCTGACGGCTAAAAAGGAATTCAGACACTGA
- a CDS encoding universal stress protein, whose product MFKKILVAFDGSEGSRIALKKAIELASAFEAELHSISVEVDLPKYVATVGEFEEVKLQKDAYFEQLNEEARELAKAGKTMIKRHVVAGHAVDRIVEFCKSQGFDLVVVGFTGHSRIFERIWGGTSRNIARFSPCSVLIVK is encoded by the coding sequence ATGTTTAAGAAAATATTGGTTGCATTTGATGGATCTGAAGGCTCTCGTATTGCATTGAAGAAGGCTATCGAACTGGCTTCCGCTTTCGAGGCGGAACTCCATTCGATATCCGTAGAGGTCGACCTCCCGAAATACGTTGCCACAGTCGGTGAGTTCGAGGAGGTTAAACTCCAGAAGGATGCCTATTTCGAACAGCTCAACGAAGAAGCCCGGGAATTGGCTAAGGCTGGAAAAACGATGATAAAGCGGCATGTTGTCGCCGGTCATGCGGTCGATAGGATCGTGGAGTTCTGCAAATCGCAAGGTTTCGATCTTGTCGTGGTGGGCTTCACCGGCCATAGCCGCATTTTCGAACGTATATGGGGAGGGACTTCTCGAAATATTGCAAGGTTTTCCCCGTGCTCTGTCCTGATCGTGAAGTGA
- a CDS encoding cation:proton antiporter: MDNTWYIATVWIGLALLASVISMRTAISVALVEICVGVIGGNFLGLDPKTEWISFLAGFGAILLTFLAGAEIEPDVLRKYGKESISIGFLSFLLPFLGAMAYALYVAKWTLEASMICGIALSTTSVAVVYAVMVETGLNKEELGKLILAACFVTDLGTVVALGILFAHYDLWLIIFAVVTTIVLIVTPWFTRWFFRVFSGHVSEPEIKLLFFLLFGLGWLATHANSEAVLPAYLLGLVVAGLFKDHKEMVRHLRTATFALLTPFYFLKAGTIVSLPAILTSIGLIIVLLVVKVSAKFIGVFPLTSAFRFSRKIGMYTTLLMSTGLTFGSISALFGYTRGIITQEQYTVLVTVVIGSAVIPTLIAQWFFEPEHHEVNGDWQK; the protein is encoded by the coding sequence ATGGACAACACTTGGTATATAGCCACGGTTTGGATCGGACTGGCGCTCCTGGCAAGCGTCATCTCGATGCGAACCGCCATTTCAGTAGCTCTCGTTGAAATTTGTGTCGGCGTCATAGGCGGAAACTTTCTGGGGCTGGACCCCAAAACAGAATGGATAAGTTTTCTGGCGGGTTTCGGAGCGATTCTCCTCACTTTTTTGGCTGGAGCAGAAATCGAACCCGATGTTCTTCGCAAGTACGGCAAAGAGAGCATCAGCATAGGTTTTCTCAGTTTCTTGCTGCCATTCTTGGGTGCAATGGCTTACGCATTGTATGTGGCTAAATGGACCCTCGAAGCTTCAATGATTTGCGGCATAGCACTGTCAACAACGTCTGTTGCAGTGGTTTATGCAGTAATGGTGGAAACAGGCTTGAACAAGGAAGAATTGGGCAAGCTTATCCTGGCGGCGTGTTTCGTCACCGATCTTGGGACCGTTGTTGCGCTGGGTATTCTGTTTGCGCATTACGATTTGTGGTTAATCATATTTGCCGTTGTGACCACGATAGTCCTCATCGTCACGCCATGGTTCACAAGGTGGTTTTTTAGGGTATTCAGCGGTCATGTAAGCGAGCCGGAAATCAAGCTCCTCTTCTTTCTGCTGTTTGGTTTGGGCTGGCTTGCTACACACGCAAATAGCGAGGCAGTCTTGCCTGCATATCTGCTGGGCCTGGTAGTGGCCGGATTATTTAAGGATCACAAGGAAATGGTGCGGCATCTTCGCACTGCAACGTTCGCTCTGCTCACGCCCTTCTACTTCCTCAAAGCCGGGACAATAGTATCCCTTCCGGCCATTCTAACCAGCATCGGTTTGATTATTGTCTTGCTAGTGGTTAAGGTGTCTGCGAAATTTATCGGAGTTTTTCCTCTGACCTCAGCATTTCGTTTTTCCCGGAAGATAGGCATGTACACAACATTGCTGATGAGTACAGGTCTCACATTTGGCAGTATTTCCGCCCTGTTCGGTTACACCCGAGGCATCATAACGCAGGAACAGTATACGGTCTTAGTTACCGTGGTAATCGGGAGCGCAGTAATCCCCACACTCATTGCTCAATGGTTCTTCGAACCCGAGCATCATGAAGTAAATGGAGATTGGCAGAAATAA
- a CDS encoding lysozyme inhibitor LprI family protein produces MKIHTLVPGIFLLLIITGNIHAASFDCEKATSEAEKLICADQTLSKSDEDLAALYAETLKRAADPLLLERQQRAWLSNVRDQCIDPSILKDAYVTRIKQLSSVLRTMSRGTAKTIKSDAEACQVVVDFVLDNLSVPPEDSQPTMEELERIFGKDTLGTLYGCSPSYWRHDFNNDGTPDHLIISVQGTAHVSVGYVLSGKKGSAVQEVGDYECYDLSVLNVGTRYYVLSHHGGRLGKLWRLSRSGEFMPVCKFSPRKEPMVELVAGKENGVCLEARLGRVHHARYGLTHGLGPLPLGAPNLSKDPIEGLALVDINNDGTPDNVVRIDFSRVGGRGCKGRDLAVTDATRTKIPDTKLNEILIDRAECDSNMDVFVYEGIAYVDLQDDSGNRQIYRIRGEKIETICEFSGHLLYDVVDVVEKSEE; encoded by the coding sequence ATGAAGATACATACCCTTGTTCCAGGCATATTTCTTCTTCTCATAATTACCGGAAACATCCATGCGGCTAGCTTTGACTGTGAGAAAGCAACATCTGAAGCGGAGAAACTTATCTGCGCAGACCAGACACTCTCCAAAAGCGACGAGGACCTGGCAGCGTTATACGCCGAAACATTGAAACGAGCGGCAGATCCGTTGCTGCTGGAGAGGCAACAGCGAGCGTGGCTTAGCAACGTCCGTGACCAATGCATTGATCCGTCGATCCTTAAGGATGCATACGTGACACGGATAAAGCAGCTTTCATCGGTGCTCAGAACAATGTCACGTGGAACAGCCAAGACGATAAAGTCCGACGCCGAAGCTTGTCAAGTTGTGGTAGATTTCGTTCTCGACAACCTTTCAGTGCCGCCTGAGGACTCTCAGCCAACGATGGAGGAGCTCGAACGTATCTTCGGCAAAGATACACTGGGTACACTCTACGGTTGTAGCCCATCGTATTGGCGTCACGACTTCAACAACGACGGTACCCCCGACCATCTGATCATCTCGGTTCAGGGAACCGCTCACGTGAGCGTTGGCTACGTGCTTTCAGGCAAGAAAGGGTCCGCCGTGCAAGAGGTTGGCGACTATGAATGTTACGACCTCTCGGTTCTCAATGTGGGTACACGATATTATGTCCTCTCTCATCACGGCGGCCGGCTGGGCAAGCTTTGGCGACTCTCCAGAAGCGGGGAATTCATGCCAGTGTGCAAGTTTAGCCCACGAAAAGAGCCGATGGTCGAACTCGTTGCGGGAAAGGAAAACGGAGTTTGTTTGGAAGCCCGTCTGGGCCGTGTTCATCATGCCAGATATGGCCTGACGCACGGGCTTGGGCCTTTGCCCCTGGGAGCCCCAAACTTGTCAAAAGACCCGATAGAAGGGCTGGCTCTTGTGGATATCAATAACGACGGGACACCAGACAACGTGGTCCGTATTGACTTCTCACGTGTTGGAGGACGCGGTTGCAAAGGGAGAGACCTAGCGGTTACGGACGCAACCCGCACCAAGATCCCCGACACGAAACTGAATGAGATTCTGATTGATAGAGCTGAATGTGACTCAAATATGGATGTCTTCGTGTATGAGGGAATTGCATACGTGGATTTGCAGGACGACTCCGGCAACCGTCAGATCTATCGAATTAGAGGCGAAAAGATCGAAACGATCTGCGAATTTAGTGGCCACCTCCTCTATGATGTGGTTGACGTTGTCGAGAAATCAGAGGAATGA
- a CDS encoding type II toxin-antitoxin system RelE/ParE family toxin, which yields MDIDFKSKKLMKIFNSEERLRKEYGPEQARLIQRRMWILRAAPTLADVPTDKPERRHQLKGDRKNQFAVDLKQPFRLIFEPNHNPIPRSEDGNIITSNVTAITILEVKDYH from the coding sequence ATGGATATAGATTTCAAGTCTAAGAAATTGATGAAGATTTTCAACTCAGAGGAACGTCTTCGCAAAGAATACGGTCCCGAGCAAGCGCGACTCATCCAAAGGCGGATGTGGATACTTCGCGCCGCACCAACGCTTGCAGATGTACCGACCGATAAGCCAGAGCGAAGACACCAACTGAAAGGGGACAGGAAAAATCAATTTGCCGTGGATTTGAAACAACCGTTTCGGCTTATTTTTGAGCCAAACCATAATCCTATTCCGAGGTCAGAAGACGGTAATATCATCACCAGTAACGTCACTGCGATTACGATACTGGAAGTAAAGGACTATCACTGA
- a CDS encoding HigA family addiction module antitoxin yields the protein MITQTANKFTPDYVISPGEILEETLEARGIKKKEFAERCGLSDKTVSLIIHGKAPVLPETAIQFERVLGVSAAIWNNLEAAYRLHHANKAEQDKLNTQRQWAKRFPVNELAKRGFIEKPDDAIDAVRKLLNFFAVASIEIWEKRYASMLVAYRHSPSFKSAPEAVATWLRIGELVAERIETAPYSRDTFLAALNQIRSLTSSSDFEHKMKTLCQEAGIALVFVPEFKNTRLSGATRWLTKDKALIILSLRHKRDDHLWFSFFHESAHILHHGKKETFLDEKDTPESDQEKEADAFAADFLIPAKSYRDFIKNKIFSEKSIRLFAEQQGIAPGIIVGRLQRDKQITYGSLNHLKRVFEFKTEIS from the coding sequence ATGATCACACAAACAGCCAATAAATTTACTCCGGATTATGTCATATCACCTGGAGAAATTCTTGAGGAAACCCTCGAGGCGCGGGGGATCAAAAAGAAAGAATTCGCCGAACGATGCGGCCTCTCGGATAAGACTGTAAGTCTCATAATTCACGGGAAAGCTCCAGTTCTACCAGAAACAGCTATCCAGTTTGAGCGGGTGCTGGGGGTCTCCGCGGCAATATGGAACAACCTTGAAGCCGCGTATCGTTTACACCATGCCAACAAAGCCGAACAAGATAAACTCAATACTCAGCGGCAATGGGCGAAACGTTTCCCTGTCAATGAGCTCGCCAAAAGAGGGTTTATAGAAAAGCCGGACGATGCAATTGATGCCGTCAGGAAGCTCTTGAATTTCTTCGCTGTCGCGTCAATAGAAATTTGGGAGAAGCGCTATGCTTCCATGCTTGTGGCATATAGGCATTCTCCGTCCTTCAAGAGCGCACCCGAAGCTGTAGCTACCTGGTTGAGAATAGGGGAACTGGTGGCAGAAAGAATAGAAACTGCACCATATTCCAGAGATACCTTTCTTGCTGCCTTGAATCAGATAAGAAGTTTAACAAGCTCATCCGATTTTGAACATAAAATGAAGACACTTTGCCAAGAAGCCGGCATAGCATTAGTTTTTGTGCCAGAATTTAAGAATACGCGTCTCAGTGGCGCAACACGTTGGCTCACAAAGGACAAAGCGCTGATCATCCTCAGTCTTCGCCACAAAAGAGATGATCATTTGTGGTTCAGTTTCTTTCACGAGTCTGCCCACATTTTGCACCACGGGAAAAAAGAGACATTTCTGGACGAGAAAGACACACCTGAAAGTGATCAAGAAAAAGAAGCGGATGCTTTTGCAGCGGACTTCTTGATACCTGCCAAGAGTTATCGTGATTTCATAAAGAATAAAATCTTTTCCGAAAAATCAATCAGGTTATTTGCTGAACAGCAAGGCATAGCACCTGGAATAATCGT